One stretch of Punica granatum isolate Tunisia-2019 chromosome 5, ASM765513v2, whole genome shotgun sequence DNA includes these proteins:
- the LOC116209712 gene encoding glutathione S-transferase U8-like, giving the protein MANKEVKLYGAWGSPFSSRVEIALKLKGVPYQFFDEDLTNKSPDLLRYNPVHKKIPVLVHRGKPIAESLVILEYIDETWKSAYPLLPEDPYDRAMARFWSRFLDEQCLLASWKAASSEGEARAKLKEEAHGHLKTLEEQLKRKKFFGGDSVGFLDISANFVAHWLVIIQEAAGVDLFTEDKFPTLWKWAEEFRCCPIIKDNLPEKERLSAHFKARFGGQNASK; this is encoded by the exons ATGGCTAATAAGGAAGTGAAGCTGTATGGCGCATGGGGGAGCCCATTCAGCAGCAGGGTGGAGATAGCCCTCAAGCTGAAAGGCGTCCCGTACCAGTTCTTCGACGAAGATCTCACCAACAAGAGCCCGGACCTTCTCAGGTACAACCCGGTTCACAAGAAGATCCCCGTCCTGGTCCACCGTGGGAAGCCTATAGCAG AGTCTCTGGTTATACTTGAGTATATCGACGAGACTTGGAAGTCCGCTTACCCTCTCTTGCCTGAGGATCCATACGATCGAGCCATGGCTCGTTTCTGGTCTAGGTTCCTAGATGAGCAG TGCTTGCTTGCCTCGTGGAAAGCTGCTTCGAGTGAGGGGGAGGCGAGGGCCAAGCTGAAGGAGGAAGCCCATGGTCACCTCAAGACACTCGAAGAGCAGCTCAAGCGCAAGAAGTTCTTCGGAGGGGACAGCGTTGGTTTCTTGGACATCTCGGCGAACTTCGTGGCCCACTGGCTCGTCATCATTCAGGAAGCCGCGGGTGTCGATTTGTTCACGGAGGACAAGTTCCCGACGCTGTGGAAATGGGCAGAAGAGTTCAGGTGCTGCCCCATTATAAAGGATAATCTGCCTGAGAAAGAGAGACTGTCCGCCCATTTCAAAGCCCGCTTCGGAGGCCAGAACGCTTCCAAGTAG